Within Diospyros lotus cultivar Yz01 chromosome 15, ASM1463336v1, whole genome shotgun sequence, the genomic segment TCAGTGGAATCCCAGATAGTAGTTCTTTAAACTTTCTGATCCAGGTAGCCATCCTATTGGTGCTGCAACTTCTCACTATGAGGAAGAGGAACCTTTTGAATCCCTTGAGGGAATTGAGGCACAAACTACTGGAAAACCTTCCCTTAATGGCGATGACTTACTGTCGGGGGTGATTGATGGGATTAACTATGTGCCCCAACCCAAGGCTGGAGATGATACTAAAGATTTGGATTTCTTTGGCAATGTTGGAGAATTGAACTTGAGAAAGGATATCTCCCCTTATTGTCATTTTGGAGGATCTATTAGTTTGATTTATGGAGAACGTCCTCATGGGGAACAACCATCTCGAACTCTATTCATAAGAAATATAGACAACAATGTTGAGGACTCTAAGCTTCAATCTGCTATTCAAGCACTCAGATTTGAATTTGAAGCCATTGAGGTTAATTTGGTTGCCCCTATTGAAGTGCTAGTCCAAGTTATGCCAGTGACGATTCTTGGAATCCGAAGAACAAAGAGACgaagcctagaaggagaaagagggaaaaaaagatTGAACAGAAAATGAAGGTGAGAGTGGGATGAAGAAAGAGCAGCTCAAcgataataagtttcttggggacaagaaacattttaagACGGGGGGAATTGTCAGGTACCTAAGAGGATAGGAGGGTCAATGCtgtaataggaatataataaagggggtaatcttgtaatgaggttataataactgttaggatatattgttagcaagtggttaggaTGTTAGAAGTCAAtgatgcctatataaggctgctgtTAGGAGTTTGTTGGacatgcttgaattgatgaattgaaatctcttatttccctctcttgcattctctcaatctccctccaatttctctctaatctctctctttctttcccttttctttccctCACTGTTTTGTTCTCCCTAACTTACTCCCATCTCTTCCGATATAACTTCCGAATTCCTTGTAATTACATCTTAAACCAGTCATGAACCCTAGGGACATGACAGTTTGATAATCCTAATCttctcctaaattataggagaACTTTTAGAAGATAACTTGTATCTATTTTCCCACTAATTTCATAGAATTTAATCAAGTCCTTAGATTATTTCCGACTTGTTTCAAAAATCAAGATCACAGCTAGAAGGCAACTCGTGTTTACTCGATTCAGGTTCAGCATTAGGTATCATAACTAATGTTTCAGATTTAGTAGGAGAAAAACCTGGTGAAATGTCAATAGGAAGGGATAATTCAGTAGCACAACTTGAATTAGATGTTATAACCTGCATAGGTAGAGGAATCGGTGCTTTTCTCTTTGAGTAGACCTGTAGTGGACAGGAAGTAAGTAATTGAGGCTTCCCTAGTATCATGCTTGATGAATCCTTTGAGGCAACagaagggagagaagaagaaggtatgTTAGGGAGGAACAAATCCCTATCTTAATCCTCTAGTTCTGCAGTCTCCCCATAAGGATAAGTCTGGGCAAAGTAAGGAGTATCctcaacaaaggtaacatctACTAAGATAAAAACTTTCTTGGTAGGAGGATGATAGCACTTATAACCTTTTTGAGTGGAGGAATATCTAATAAAGACATACTTGAGGGCACGAAGATCAAGTTTGCCTCCGTTAGGAGTATGAACATGGACAAAAGTGAAACAACCGATCACTTTGGGAGTCAAACAACTATAGGCATGAAATTCAGGGAAAGTCTTAGAGAGGAGTTGAATTGGACTTTGGGAATCAAGATTTCTAGAAGGAAGCCTATTAATGAGGAATGTGGTTGTTAaggctgcttctccccaataatgtttGCGAACATTATGGTGGAAGAGATGAGCCCTAGTAATAGCCAAGAGATGGCCATTCTTCCtctcagctactccattttgttgaggggtatgaATACAGGAAGATTCATGAATAATGcctttttgttgaaagaaaacagataataattgattgaagtaATCTTTAGCATTATTAGACCTGAACCTTTTAATCTCAACTCCAAACTAACTtttaataatgttataaaatatgGGAAAAACAGTGCTCACTTCAGATTTAGTTCTTAGTAAATATAACCAGACCACCATAGTATTGTcatcaacaaaaaaaatgaaccaACGTGCCCCGAAGATGTTAGGAACAGTAGAATAGCCCCATACATCACTGTGAATAAAAGTAAATGGAAGACTACTTCTTTTATTAGAAAGGGTAAATGAGACTCACTTGTGTTTTGCAAATTCACACACAGCACAGTGAAAGTCTCTAACATCTAGACCTTTCAAttaggaaggaaacaacatttTAAGAACCAAAAAAGAGGGATGACAAAGACAATAGTGATAAAGCCACAACATATCTTTATTGGACTGAGCAAGGCATGATACAGGGGAAGCTTTCCTCTTATTAGCCTGCTTACTCGGTTCTTCGAGGTAGTAGAGTCCAATCCTTGCCCTAGGACGCCCAATCATCTTTTTTGTGTCCTGTTCctgaaattcataaaatcttGGGTAGAAAATGACATGACAATTAGCATATGAGGGGAGTTTTTGAATAGAGATAAGGTTAGTAAAgagtttaggaacatgaagaacattctTGAGAGTGAGGTGTCTGTCTATAAGAACATCCCCTTGGCCAGCCACAGTAGTTAATGATCCATCATCCATTATTATTTTCCTGGAACTTGAACACGGAGAATAAGAGATGAATTGATGTGAGGAACATGTCATATGGTCTATGGCTCCAGAGTTGAGGATCCAGGTATTAGGTTGAGATTTATTTGAAGCATGGAAGgtaagaggagaagaagaagaagagataccTGTGACGACAAGAAAGTAGGTACCTGTCTCAACTTTCTTTTCTAGTGATTCCAACAAACTTCTCAACTTTTCAATCTCTGGCTTATTAAGTTCCATTACGTCCGTCTGATCTGGAACTCTCCGTTCAGTTTGCTAATGGCTACTAGCCACACAGAGTTGTCCTTGGCCCTTTAGTTGTCCTCCCTTGGATGGCTTGCCATGGAGTTTCTAACACTTCTCTATGGTGCGCTGGGGCTTTTTGCAGTAGGtgcaccacaatgagtttttggTTGTCATCCAGTATGCATCTGACACTTTCTTCTCCTCTCTAAGCCCTTTACCCTGAGTAGAATCCTTCAAGGTTACAAGGGCATAATTATTTGTAGGAGAACCCTCCAGCATCACTCCTCGTCTTCCTTCCTCTACACGCACAATGGAGATCACCTCATTTAGAGAAGGCAGATCCTCCTTGCCGAGGATTTGAACTCTTACTACATCAAACTCCATGTTGAGGCCTACAAGAAAATCATAAGTCCTTTCTTTTCAGCAAACCTCTTTGTATAGCCCCATCTTTACTGCACTTCATTTGAATGCATACTCAATAATGGACTGGGAACCTTGTTTGGTGGCTACTACTTTAGTCCTGATCTCATAGATCTGAGCAGCATCATGCACCTTGGAGTAGGTGAGCTTCACAGCATTCCAAATCTCCTTGGCAGTCATTAGAAACATGATTGTGTCACTAATCCCTGGTATCATGGAATTCCAAAGTCAGGATATGACTACAGAACCCTCTTCATCCTAGGCCACATACATAGGGTCACACTCCTTTGGCCCGATTCCAAGTAGGTGACTTAGCTTCCCTTTACCTTTCAAAAAAGTCTGAATCAACTGAGACCACTTCAAGTAATTCTTGCCATTTAACCTGTAGGCTGCTTGAATGTTTTGCGGCTCTCCTCCTGAGATTACCCCATTACTTCCAGCAAACAGGACCTCCATTGAATTACTGGAATTAGCTATATCCGACATGGTATTGTGGGATTTTGACATCTATGTAAGAAGATTGAATAGTGGTGAAGGCCACGGCAGTCAAAATCACAAAGGCTGGTGATTGACGTCCCaagactctgataccatgtcaaaaaTGGCGGGAAAATATTCAATCTCGTTCCCCTTGAAGGGTtcactaaaaatatatacaagataTTCTATCACAATAGGCAgtttccaaatctagatttggaaatctatacaatttaggatacagCCAATTTAGGATACAATCAAAGCAAAAAAGAGATAatcttctagaagatatatCACATATCTATAGAAAGTAAGATCAATAAAGTACGCATATCATGTCCAAGAATATGGACAAGATATCTCGTGTATTTTCAACAGTTTACTTAGTGATTAATGAAAGCCATGACAATGGAAGCCTGAAAGTTTTCTCAAGAaatcaaaaagaataaataactCACgagcattttcttttttgtatagTTCCTTAATTCTATCAAATGATCTTTGTTGAGCCTTCTCTAAATCCTTCAACTTTGCCTGCAAGTAAATCAATCTAATAGTatcaaattaactaattattgATGATCAAACATGaccaaaaatttctcaaaatggtCACAACCAACTAAAAATTATAGGAAATGTGAATGACATTATATAAGCTGAAATAGTAATGGTATTACCTCATACAATTTTCTCCACTTAAATGAGACTTTCCTTTGTTTCATCCTCTCAATGACAAGATTGGTGCTCTTAGAACCAAACTCTGACTCATAGAAATTCTTCCACAATTCATCAGTTACCGGACTAAGATCCCTTCCCTGGAAGATCCCATTATGATAAGTAATAAAATCTCCCCATGAAACATGAAACAAGATATATCATTTAATACACTAATATAGAAGATAGCTTCTCACCTCCGTTGAATCCTCGATGTGCATCAGCTGTTCAACTGTGCAGTGGGGTAAAAAGCACTGGAGAAGATGTGTATCTGTTTCCCCAACATTCCCAATATACCTAACATTATCTACAGCAGTCTGAATACACAGATCAACCAAAGAAGGAACTTTCCGCTCTACCATTGTACCTATTTTAGGTACATGACTATATCCCAGCCTCATCTCCTTCCAATACAGTCCTTACCCTAGCATGATGAAGAAAAATCAGTTTCTaaaatcattttgcaaaagTACGTATGATTCAAAAACAGGAATCGTAAACAGTCTTTCAATATACTCCCTCTATTTCACAAGATAAACTTTCACATACAATCAAAACCTCAGCTACGTTCTGTTCTCCAACGCAACTGGATGCAAATTCTAAAGTTCAATGCTTTCATTCCTTTTGAACTCAATTTTCACCGCAAACAAGCAAAGGAATAATAAATCAAGGATGTTCCAATTATCACatccttacaaaaaaaaaaagaaattaaaaaaaaaaagaaggaaaaacaaCCCACTATATCCTAAACCCAAAAAACAAAACTACATCATCTCACAGAAGAAACATGTAACAAAATTCAACCCTTCAACTCCTGAAAtcaacatatataaaaccaaattctagaaaaaaaagCTCTTGGAAGCTAGTATATCAAATTATTCGTGTATATACGGTGGATCTAAGATATCTGAACGAAAATTCGAGAAATAGATCTGATCATATTatgtgtatagatatatatatatataaaatactcaCAAACAGGCGCATGTACATATCTAAAGGGTTTCGATACCTCACCGAGAGGTGATCGATGTCGAAATCGAACTGGCCGGGCGGCCGGAAGTGAGAACGCGAACGGATTCCGATGacggtgtatatatatatatgtatctgtaTGTATGGGAtgctatatacatatatgtacacAACGATTGGGATTTGCCGGTTTGCCCTATGGTCCAAAGACCCGATTCATTGCGAGAAAGAATATGCCTGGTTTGCGCTAAGGTGCGCGCCACGGGGTGGTGCGTGGGGGATACCAGCCACCTATGTTGCACgtaaatgaaatggaaaacgTTTTCGATAAGAAATGGAAACGTGGAAACGgacgtttttctaaaaaaaatagacataaatagggTCCAAAACGGGAATAAGAAACATTTCTGAAATGGGGAAATGGCtcctatgaggtgtttccgtACAACATAGCCAACCACCTCTGGATCGTATTTGCGCTAAataacactttttttttctttctttatttgatAGAAATTGGCAAGGAAGCACCTATTGAAAAGTTTAATGGACGGTCTATTCCAATTTTTATCCAAGTATGACTTGTGAGGAGGAGAATTACGTGAGTATAacttaaattttctaaaatttgatgATCCCGTCATTAATTAACACTCATGTTACATCTATCATCTcgatagtttttattttttaaaatttaattatatttaaataattctcAAATACATTTCTTTAACGATTTTAGAATCAACAAATGTCTTGATATTGAACTTACTTTTACcatttattcataaaaaaaaaaagtatcaaCTATTCTTATGATGTCTGGATAGTGAAATACTATCTATtatattcaaatttgaatttttaatctATGTGACTCTTGAGAAGAACTAGTATAAATCAAACTTAGATCTTTTGAAAATGATATCTTTATCGGTGAGATCTATACCTCCACGTTACCACCTCAAtggttttaatttctttatttgtaATTGTATTAAGATA encodes:
- the LOC127791777 gene encoding uncharacterized protein LOC127791777 → MRLGYSHVPKIGTMVERKVPSLVDLCIQTAVDNVRYIGNVGETDTHLLQCFLPHCTVEQLMHIEDSTEGRDLSPVTDELWKNFYESEFGSKSTNLVIERMKQRKVSFKWRKLYEAKLKDLEKAQQRSFDRIKELYKKENARKQSRQVRICTKVPPSSSKRSFYGGPGGSIANTKSNIMKKAKLEFLNSTEMKNLAAMKKNTLQKSHSISSIRKPGGVTGTASSTSNHVKRP